CAGCTTTTAAATTTCATCTGCCAATTTCACGATTTTAAAAGTGAAGGCAGTATTTTAAATATTAAGGTTGCACGCTGCTGTTTCGGGATATCTACAACCCTGTCGGGCTAAGTGCATGGAATTTGATATTTCCAACATTATCCAGGGGTATGCTCAAGGCTACTTTCTGATGGCGGATGACGATGATAACTTGGGGTGGTACTCCAGCCGTCAGCGGACGATGATACCCCTAGATGACCGATTCCGCTACCCAACCTCACTTAGGCGCGTCCTCAACCAGGAACGCTTCACTGTCGCTGTCAACCGGGATTTTCAAGCGGTTGTTGCTGGGTGTGCGGACAGGGAAACCACCTGGATTTCGCCTGAGTTAAAGAAGATTTACTGGAAATTATATCAAGCTGGTTGGGCTTATAGTTTTGAAACTTGG
Above is a genomic segment from Funiculus sociatus GB2-C1 containing:
- the aat gene encoding leucyl/phenylalanyl-tRNA--protein transferase yields the protein MEFDISNIIQGYAQGYFLMADDDDNLGWYSSRQRTMIPLDDRFRYPTSLRRVLNQERFTVAVNRDFQAVVAGCADRETTWISPELKKIYWKLYQAGWAYSFETWQGDELAGGILGIVIGGAFIGESMFFRIPEGSKVAMVKLQERLRSRQFVFFDAQMMNPHLERFGAYIIDDTDYQILLQEALQRQCFLI